Genomic window (Acidobacteriota bacterium):
AAATACGACTACAAGCCGACTCCCGCGCAGCGCAGTTTCGCCGACCAGTTGCTCCATGCAGCCAACGCGAACTACTTCTTCACCAACCCGGCGACCGGAAAGAAAATGCCGGCCGGTGAAGACCCCAAGCGTGCAGACTATAAGACCAAGGCCGACATTGTGGCATTCGTGAAGCAGTCATTTGCGGACGGTGCAGCAGCCATCAAGGCAAAAGGCGACAAAGGACTCGGTGATCTCCTGGTAGATCCTTTCGCCAACCAGCAGGTACGCATGTCGGACATGGCGTGGGGCTTGCTCGAACACGATGGAGAACACTACGGACAACTAGTCGGATACTACAGATCCGCCGGACTGGTGCCGCCCGAGTCGAGACCGAAGAAGTAAGTTTGAGCCCGGGCGATTTCAACTTCGGTTGATTTTGCCCGTGCTTCGCACTAGACTTTCCATTCCATCAACACACCTGCGGACGTTTCGCGGACTCGACTCGGAGGAGCAAGATGAAGTCTTCACGGCTGGCGGTTATGGCTTTCCTGATGCTGGCCGTTTTGCTCCTGCCGAGCTGCGGTTTCAGACGCAAGCTGATCTCGATCACGATCATCCCCGACAAGGCGACGTTGGGCGGGCCGGGATTGGACTTGCAGCTGAAAGCGGTTGGGAACTACATTCATCCGCCGGACAGCCGCGACATTACCGACACTGCGACGTGGGAATCTGCTGCTCCGCAGGTTATTTCGGTGGACGCGCATGGACTGGCCACATCAGGGGAAGCTTGCGGCACTGACATCACCATTACCGCCACCGCCCACAGCGATCCTCAT
Coding sequences:
- a CDS encoding DinB family protein; the encoded protein is MILSLAAAVLALPAYAQDAAKKDAPPKPPVSPSQALIDNWNDIGRKLIAMAEDFPEDKYDYKPTPAQRSFADQLLHAANANYFFTNPATGKKMPAGEDPKRADYKTKADIVAFVKQSFADGAAAIKAKGDKGLGDLLVDPFANQQVRMSDMAWGLLEHDGEHYGQLVGYYRSAGLVPPESRPKK
- a CDS encoding Ig-like domain-containing protein; translation: MKSSRLAVMAFLMLAVLLLPSCGFRRKLISITIIPDKATLGGPGLDLQLKAVGNYIHPPDSRDITDTATWESAAPQVISVDAHGLATSGEACGTDITITATAHSDPHDSASGEVIGTAAITVTCPTPPPGL